The following coding sequences are from one Candidatus Borkfalkia ceftriaxoniphila window:
- a CDS encoding sugar transferase: MSNLLSDSSAPFLSQPWGLALFIIIDIAVLVLILALNYKWCCKRILDILFSFLGLAVLFPFFFVFWIVQFVYNKKTKAYPSLFVKKYFIGKKEKFSYKTEFVCEDADGNVTNLGKAMRACKIAYYPYLADIFCGRLSFIGPVPMRAADSLAVKGEARVRFAVRAGLLSSLEKYGGEALTYADMFEEDAEYVSSRSLFKDFSYFFLYLIAKIRGDRKNRLGECAQKTYVRSLSDAGEITEEEAQDLEKRGEEKLRQTLSFREEKAKYQR; encoded by the coding sequence ATGTCCAATTTGTTAAGCGATTCCTCTGCGCCTTTTTTAAGCCAGCCTTGGGGACTTGCTCTGTTTATTATCATCGATATCGCCGTGCTGGTGCTTATACTGGCGCTCAATTATAAATGGTGTTGCAAACGTATCTTAGATATCCTGTTTTCCTTTTTGGGTCTCGCCGTGCTGTTTCCTTTCTTTTTTGTGTTCTGGATCGTTCAGTTCGTCTATAACAAAAAGACAAAAGCGTATCCTTCTCTTTTCGTGAAAAAGTATTTTATCGGCAAAAAGGAAAAGTTTTCGTATAAAACGGAATTCGTCTGCGAAGATGCCGACGGCAACGTAACGAATCTCGGAAAGGCCATGCGCGCCTGTAAGATCGCCTATTATCCCTATCTTGCGGATATTTTTTGCGGCAGGCTCAGTTTTATCGGCCCCGTGCCGATGCGCGCCGCAGACAGCCTTGCCGTGAAAGGCGAGGCGCGCGTGCGGTTTGCCGTGCGGGCTGGGCTTTTAAGTTCGCTCGAAAAGTACGGCGGCGAGGCGCTCACTTATGCGGATATGTTCGAAGAGGACGCCGAATACGTGTCTTCCCGTTCGCTTTTCAAAGATTTTTCTTATTTTTTCCTTTATCTGATCGCGAAGATCCGCGGCGACAGGAAGAACAGGTTGGGAGAATGCGCCCAAAAAACTTACGTGCGGTCTTTGTCGGATGCGGGAGAGATCACCGAGGAAGAGGCGCAGGATCTCGAAAAACGGGGCGAGGAAAAATTGCGCCAAACGCTGTCCTTCCGCGAAGAGAAGGCGAAATATCAGAGATGA
- a CDS encoding acyltransferase family protein, translating to MCESIVEKNSEINVNSDTAHSEKPKRNAAIEICRIVCIVMVVFNHTFNQFYHAPGTAGIFARYVNLLNVCAVGTFFIITGFYLFQGHFNYKQRLKKLLFEILLPALCVLIVLLTYKTVRGCVQGKGAFFDSLRTEFFALGKNLLSWKFSGEYGYLWFILAYTEMIVFYPVYYLLCKDEKISNAARRLLMVFCFMRILLEDFTRIAHLDFPIRTFSLIGAYQLFLLLGFELKLLYDKGKLSKRFCLKSGLVLYFFGVILAALYILLEKHVFHGFTENWYHLNCHTSILSAAGLFLVFLGIEVKGSRFVYLLGRSVFYVYLVQTPIHIILKDLQLNANLFPHIGLLSFIVIALLCILVSFAIGTAIVAVRRIAKS from the coding sequence CGTTTGCATTGTTATGGTCGTTTTCAACCATACGTTTAACCAATTTTATCATGCGCCCGGCACCGCTGGTATATTTGCCCGTTATGTGAATTTGCTCAACGTCTGCGCTGTGGGTACATTCTTCATAATTACGGGGTTTTATCTCTTTCAGGGCCATTTCAATTATAAACAGCGGTTAAAAAAACTGTTGTTTGAAATCTTGCTCCCCGCGCTTTGCGTTTTAATCGTATTGCTTACATATAAGACGGTGCGCGGGTGTGTTCAGGGTAAAGGAGCGTTTTTCGATTCTTTGCGCACTGAATTTTTTGCGCTGGGTAAAAATTTACTTTCTTGGAAATTCAGCGGAGAATACGGCTATCTGTGGTTCATCTTGGCATACACCGAGATGATCGTGTTTTATCCCGTCTACTATCTTTTGTGCAAAGATGAGAAAATTTCCAACGCGGCGCGCCGACTTCTCATGGTTTTTTGTTTCATGAGAATTTTATTGGAAGATTTTACCCGTATCGCGCATCTTGATTTCCCGATACGCACTTTTTCATTGATAGGAGCGTATCAATTGTTTCTCTTATTGGGGTTTGAATTAAAACTATTGTACGATAAGGGAAAACTTTCCAAACGTTTCTGTCTCAAATCGGGATTGGTTCTTTATTTTTTCGGCGTAATTCTTGCCGCCCTATATATTTTGCTGGAGAAGCATGTTTTTCATGGTTTTACGGAAAATTGGTATCATTTAAATTGCCATACTTCTATTCTGTCTGCGGCAGGGTTATTTCTCGTGTTTTTGGGGATCGAAGTCAAGGGCTCGCGTTTCGTCTATTTATTGGGAAGATCGGTATTTTATGTTTATCTTGTTCAAACTCCGATACATATTATCCTGAAAGATCTGCAATTAAACGCTAATTTATTCCCGCATATCGGTTTGTTGAGTTTCATCGTCATAGCACTGCTCTGCATTCTGGTTAGTTTTGCGATCGGCACGGCGATAGTTGCCGTCAGAAGAATCGCTAAATCTTAA